From a region of the Zingiber officinale cultivar Zhangliang chromosome 4B, Zo_v1.1, whole genome shotgun sequence genome:
- the LOC121978128 gene encoding NAD(P)H-quinone oxidoreductase subunit S, chloroplastic-like — protein sequence MEQPPSPPLASPPAPAPPSAVGVDEGAFKKELFVLIGGFPGVEKGLKDFIQRNPSPSEAKARAGGEESIAVLLARAKPKLPELPLFLPGMIVIVKNPKNPFHMYSGIVQRVTDEKAGVLFEGGHLCCGFA from the coding sequence ATGGAACAGCCGCCTTCGCCTCCTCTCGCCTCCCCACCTGCTCCTGCCCCGCCTTCTGCCGTCGGCGTGGACGAAGGCGCTTTCAAAAAGGAGCTCTTCGTCCTCATCGGAGGCTTCCCAGGCGTCGAAAAGGGCCTTAAAGACTTCATCCAGCGGAACCCCTCTCCTTCCGAGGCAAAGGCAAGGGCGGGCGGCGAGGAGAGCATCGCGGTGTTGCTAGCGCGGGCGAAGCCGAAGCTCCCCGAGCTTCCCCTTTTCCTGCCCGGGATGATCGTGATTGTGAAGAACCCCAAGAACCCTTTCCACATGTACAGTGGGATCGTGCAGAGGGTCACCGACGAGAAGGCCGGTGTGCTCTTCGAAGGGGGTCATTTATGCTGCGGTTTTGCTTAG